ATGCGATGCCCATCCTGCCCACCCTGCGCCAGTTGCAATTCCTCGTCGCCGTGGTCGATCTCCGCCACTTCGGGCGCGCGGCGGAACGCTGCCGCGTCACCCAATCGACCCTGTCGGCGGGCCTCAAGGACCTGGAGAACGTGCTGGAAGCGCGGCTGGTGGAGCGGACCAAGCGCAAAGTCCTGCCGACGCCGCTCGGCGAAGCCGTGGCCGAGCAGGCGCGCGCGCTGTTGGCCGGGGCCGAGACCCTGGTCGAAACCGTGCGCGCGGGCGACCAGCCTTTGACCGGGCCGTTCCGCCTCGGCACCATTCCGACCATCGGACCCTTTGTGCTCCCCCGCGTGCTGCAGGGGCTCCGGCGCGCCTATCCCGAATTGAAGCTCTTCATCCGCGAGGACCAAACCCGCGCCCTGCTGGAGCGGTTGCGCCGGGGGGAACTGGAGGCCGCGCTGATCGCGTTGCCGTTCGACGTCGCGGGCTTCGAGGTCATGGACCTCGGTCCCGATCCCTTCTGGCTGGTGGCGCCCGGCGATCATCCGCTGATGCGGGCGAAGGGGGTCTCGATCGCGGTCAAGGACATTCCGCCCGGAGAATTGTTGCTTTTGGAGGACGGCCATTGCCTGCGCGAGCACGCCCTTTCGGCTTGCCGCCTCGACCGAAACAGGGGCCGCGACAAATTCCAGGCGACCAGTCTCTACACTCTGGTCGAGATGGTCGCGAACGGCTTGGGCGTTACCTTCTTGCCGGAGATCGCGCTCTCGGCCGGACTGGTGAAGGGAATGGACGTGGCGGTGAAGCCGCTCGCCAAGGACAGCCCGGCGCGGCGCCTCAGCCTCGTCCGGCGCAAGTCCTATCACCGCGAAGGCGACGTCGCCGCCCTCGGCGCCTACTTGAAGGGCCGGATGGCCGGCATGCGTCGCGGCGGGCGCTAGCGATTCAAAAGCCGGAAGACGACAGGAATCCTCACGCGCGAATCGATCGCGTCGCCATCGCGGCGGGCGGGCCGGAATAGCCATCGGCGCACGGCCAGAGCGGCGGCCGCGTCAAGCGCGTCATGGGAACTGCTCTCGGCGATCTCGACGCCGGCCACCGTGCCATCGGCCCTGATGTCCACCAACAGCACCACCCGTCCCTCGACACCGCGGCGGCGCGCGGACGCCGGGTATTCGGGATTAGGATTTCCGGCGCGCGGCGCGGCGGCCTCGATCTTCATGTGCGCGCCCGAAACGGCGGGAACGGACGCCACGGCCACGTCGTTGGGGGGAGAGGGAAGCGCGGCGGCCTGTGTGACGGCGGGCGACACGTCCGGCTTCGCAAGCGCGGCGATCACCGTTTGCGGCCGGCGCGGTACGGGCGCAAACACTTCGGGTTTTTTCGGCGGCTCCTTCGGCGCGACGTCGATGGCCTCGGGGATTGGGGATTCCGACGGCGGAACGGGTTCGGATGCCGTCGCGATCTCGACCGGCGGTTCGGCCATCTCGGGAACGGACGCGGGAGCGGGCATGGAGATATCCGATCCCGCAAGCGCGTTTTCAATCACGATCTCGACGCCGATCGCGGCTCCGCGATCGACCATCGGCGCCGAAACGGGCGGCGCGAGCAGAATCCAGGCCGTGACCGCGGCGTGACTGCCGAACGACGTGAACCACGCGGCGAGAAGGCCGAGGCTGTACCCGCGCCGCGGCGGTGGCGGCGGCTCGCTCGGCGTGCGCCCATGGGCGTGCAGGCGATCGTCGGGGCAGCTCACGGCTTATTCCCGATCCACGCGCTTGCGTCCCGCGCATGCGCCACGAGCCGCGAGCAAGCGGATTTCGCGCATTCCGCTCCTTTTGCTTTTCGCGCCGACATGAATCCTCCCCTGCTCCCTCGCCCGCACGGGATGGTGATGCGCGCGGCTTATCGCCGGACCGGACGCCCTTCGCTGGACAGCCGTTCCGGCATGACGCCGCCGCTCGTGCTTACAGGGGAACCGACCGAGCCGAGGGGCCGATGTCCCTTATGCCCGTGGTCGTTTCGTCCCCTCCGGAGGCTCTTTGCCGCCCCGGAAACACCCGCGCCAACGGCGAAAGCCTATCGGCCGCCCAAATCCTGTCAAGGGCCCGCGGGTTAGGATAAGAGGGTTGGGATAAGATCGGAAAACACCAGCGGGAGAGTGGACTCCATGACCAAACTCTACGGCTTTTTTCGCTCCTCCGCCGCCTACCGGGTGCGGATTGCGCTCAACCTGAAAAAAGTCTCCTACGATCACGCTTTTGTGCATCTGTTGCGCGGCGAACAGCACAAGGCCTATGCCAAGCTCAATCCGCAAAAACTGGTCCCGGCGTTGGAAATCGACGGCGCGCTGCTCACCCAATCGCTCGCCATCCTCGAATACCTGGAGGAAACGCGGCCCGAACCGCCGCTGCTGCCCAAGGATGCGCCGGGGCGCGCGCGGGTGCGCGGGATCGCGCTGCAGATCGCGTGCGACATCCACCCGCTCAATCCGCCGCGCGTGCTGAACTATCTCGCCGCCAAACTGGGCGCGAGCGAGGACGCCCGGCTCGCCTGGTATTGCCATTGGATCGTCGAGGGGCTCGCCGCTCTCGAAACGGCGCTGGCGAACGACGCGGCCACCGGCGAATTCTGCCACGGCGCCCGGCCGACGCTGGCCGACGTCTGCCTGGTGCCCCAGCTCGCCAACGCGCGGCGCTTCAAGTGCGCGCTCGATCCCTATCCGACGCTTCGCCGGATCGAGGCCGCGTGTCTGGCGCTGCCTGCCTTCGATGCGGCCCGGCCCGAGAATCAGCCCGACGCGGAGTGATCGGCACTTTTGAAAAACCTTCACTTTGAAATGGGGCCCGTCCCTTGGCAGACGGTCTCACGTCGAAGGCTTTTTAGGTTGGGAACACCGGTCACATGCTGAAAAGACCACGGTGCGACGATACAGTCTCCGCGACTCGATCAACGACGCTCCGCCAGTCGCCGATATCGGGCTGCCGGAACAACCGTGCCGTCGGATACCAGGGCGAGTCCTCCCTATCCAGCATCCACCGATAATCCGGCACGAACGGCAGGAGGACCCAAACCGGTTTGCCGATTGCGCCCGCGACATGAACGAAACTGGTGTCGACGCTAACGACCAAATCCAAACACTCGATAAAAGCCGCTATCTCGGAAAAATCTTTCAAATCATCGTGATGCTGTCGGATTTCGGGATGTTGTTTCAAAATTTCCAGGTCGTGCGGCCGGAATTCATTTTGCAGCGTGCACCACTCGATCGGTAGATCGAGGAGAGGTAATAGCTCTTTCAGGCGGATGCTTCGTTCGGCATCGCCCCGGTTGCCGGCGGCTCCCGACCACACCAACCCGACCCTGGGTTTCTCCGGGGTGCCAAGTTTTTTCCGCCAAAATTCAACTTTTGCCCGGTCGGCGAATAGGTAGGGCGTCTTTGCCGGTACGGTTTCCACTCGTGTTTTGAAGGCATACGGCAAGCTCATGACCGGACAGTAGACGTCAAAGTCAGGTAAAGCCGCACCCCTGGCGACAACGGTCATCGGACAGTTCAACGTAGAGACAAACGACACCAGGGATTTGGGCACTTCGAAGATGATCTCGGCGCCCAATGATTTTACTTGGGGCAGATAACGGCAAAACTGTATGACGTCGCCCAGACCCTGTTCCGAATGAACAAGCAGTTTTTTGTTTCGAATGCTTTCCTGGCCGCGCCAGGACGGCTTCGGGAAGGTATAGTAGTTGTTTTTCGTGCTGTCGTTTTGAAGGCGCCACTCATAGAGCTTCCATCCCTCGAGATATTGACCCATCAATATCAAAAGCAATGACTTGTTCCAGTATGCCTCGGCGTAGTCGGGCTTGAGCGCCAACGCCTTGTCATACGATGCGAGCGCCTCGTCCAAACGCCTGATATCCATCAGCAGGTTGCCGCGGTTGTTGTGGGCATTGGCGTCATGCGGGTTAAGCGCCAACGCTTTGTCATACGACGCGAGCGCCTCGTCCAATCGCTTGAGTTGCTTCAAAACGACGCCACGGTTGTTGTGTACGTCGGCGTCATGGGGATTAAGCGCCAGCGCTTTGTCGTAAGAGTCGAGCGCCTCGTCCGGACGCTTGAGGTCTTTAAGGACGTTACCCCGGTTGTTGCATGCTGCGGCGGAGTCGGGCTTGAGCGCCAACGCCTTGTCATACGACGCGAGCGCCTCCGCCAACCGCTTGAGGTCCTTCAGGGCATTGCCGCGGTTGATATGCACCTCGGCGTCATTGGGCATAAGCGCCACGGCCTTGTCGTACGACCTTAGCGCCTCCTCCGGCCGCTTGAGGTCGGCCAGGACGTTACCGCGGTTATTGTGCGCCTCGGCATAGTCGGGGCTGAGCTTCAGGGCCCGGTCGATTGACTCCAGCGCCTCGTCCAGCCGCTTTATGTCCGTGAGGGCCTTTCCCAAGTTGTTATGAGCGGCCGCGTTCGTCGAATTCAGGCTCAGGGAACGCTTTAGTTGTTCAATCCCGCTCTGGGATTGACCTATTTGCAAGTTTGCCGTCCCGAGCAGAAACCATGCTTGAGCGTTATTTTTCTCGTCTCGTAAAATCTGGTTATAGAGGTCGATCGCTTCGCGAACGCGACCGGATTGGTGAAATACGAGCGCCGCATCGAGCAAATTTTTTTGATTATTCATCTGTTTCTACAAGGCGATTCACTAATTTTTTGATTTAAAATGGTGCCCCTGGAGGGACTCGAACCCCCACGCCCTTGCGAGCAACAGATTTTGAGTCTGCCGCGTCTACCGTTCCGCCACAGGGGCCGCCGTCGCGCCCCGGGTATAAAGCATAATCCCGGCGATGAAAACGCCGCCGTTGCCCGACATTGGGGCGGCTGCTAAGTACGCGCGCCCCGCGCTTCCAGCCCCGCGCCTTGAGTCCACGCCCCATGCTTCGCCGCCTGTACGACGCGACCATGCGCCTTTCCGCCCATCCCCACGCCATGGGCTGGATGGCCGCGGTGTCGTTCGTCGAAAGCTCGTTCTTCCCGATCCCGCCCGACGTGCTCCTGAT
The sequence above is a segment of the Rhodospirillales bacterium genome. Coding sequences within it:
- a CDS encoding hydrogen peroxide-inducible genes activator; the encoded protein is MPILPTLRQLQFLVAVVDLRHFGRAAERCRVTQSTLSAGLKDLENVLEARLVERTKRKVLPTPLGEAVAEQARALLAGAETLVETVRAGDQPLTGPFRLGTIPTIGPFVLPRVLQGLRRAYPELKLFIREDQTRALLERLRRGELEAALIALPFDVAGFEVMDLGPDPFWLVAPGDHPLMRAKGVSIAVKDIPPGELLLLEDGHCLREHALSACRLDRNRGRDKFQATSLYTLVEMVANGLGVTFLPEIALSAGLVKGMDVAVKPLAKDSPARRLSLVRRKSYHREGDVAALGAYLKGRMAGMRRGGR
- a CDS encoding energy transducer TonB, yielding MSCPDDRLHAHGRTPSEPPPPPRRGYSLGLLAAWFTSFGSHAAVTAWILLAPPVSAPMVDRGAAIGVEIVIENALAGSDISMPAPASVPEMAEPPVEIATASEPVPPSESPIPEAIDVAPKEPPKKPEVFAPVPRRPQTVIAALAKPDVSPAVTQAAALPSPPNDVAVASVPAVSGAHMKIEAAAPRAGNPNPEYPASARRRGVEGRVVLLVDIRADGTVAGVEIAESSSHDALDAAAALAVRRWLFRPARRDGDAIDSRVRIPVVFRLLNR
- the maiA gene encoding maleylacetoacetate isomerase: MTKLYGFFRSSAAYRVRIALNLKKVSYDHAFVHLLRGEQHKAYAKLNPQKLVPALEIDGALLTQSLAILEYLEETRPEPPLLPKDAPGRARVRGIALQIACDIHPLNPPRVLNYLAAKLGASEDARLAWYCHWIVEGLAALETALANDAATGEFCHGARPTLADVCLVPQLANARRFKCALDPYPTLRRIEAACLALPAFDAARPENQPDAE
- a CDS encoding tetratricopeptide repeat protein is translated as MNNQKNLLDAALVFHQSGRVREAIDLYNQILRDEKNNAQAWFLLGTANLQIGQSQSGIEQLKRSLSLNSTNAAAHNNLGKALTDIKRLDEALESIDRALKLSPDYAEAHNNRGNVLADLKRPEEALRSYDKAVALMPNDAEVHINRGNALKDLKRLAEALASYDKALALKPDSAAACNNRGNVLKDLKRPDEALDSYDKALALNPHDADVHNNRGVVLKQLKRLDEALASYDKALALNPHDANAHNNRGNLLMDIRRLDEALASYDKALALKPDYAEAYWNKSLLLILMGQYLEGWKLYEWRLQNDSTKNNYYTFPKPSWRGQESIRNKKLLVHSEQGLGDVIQFCRYLPQVKSLGAEIIFEVPKSLVSFVSTLNCPMTVVARGAALPDFDVYCPVMSLPYAFKTRVETVPAKTPYLFADRAKVEFWRKKLGTPEKPRVGLVWSGAAGNRGDAERSIRLKELLPLLDLPIEWCTLQNEFRPHDLEILKQHPEIRQHHDDLKDFSEIAAFIECLDLVVSVDTSFVHVAGAIGKPVWVLLPFVPDYRWMLDREDSPWYPTARLFRQPDIGDWRSVVDRVAETVSSHRGLFSM